One stretch of Solenopsis invicta isolate M01_SB chromosome 16, UNIL_Sinv_3.0, whole genome shotgun sequence DNA includes these proteins:
- the LOC105194894 gene encoding uncharacterized protein LOC105194894 has protein sequence MFLERVYLISAVFTVAFAAPSISKSTPMWHLPCGEPNLQAVPFENFEEEIKTILEDLRLQHQLTMNDYLNRDYEYLYERVRIGVDDHQYIPNWVPGKKDVNFIRKLANEDTQMIVNHLPKLHMDLQKFAVAFEELIEDEPSSQIHQALKGTQSYLMMMLCEIESNIVSLPSIRLPARVERSIMSHTERNPVDETRRYIRDWGVVLKYRDYLHAWRHVFNY, from the exons ATGTTCCTTGAGAGAGTTTACCTAATCTCGGCTGTCTTCACCGTTGCTTTTGCGGCTCCGAGTATATCCAAGTCGACACCAATGTGGCATCTACCATGTGGAGAACCCAATTTGCAAGCCGTCCCTTTCGAGAACTTCGAAGAGGAAATAAAGACCATTCTGGAGGACCTTAGGCTTCAACATCAACTAACGATGAATGACTACTTGAATCGAGACTACGAATACCTGTACGAGAGAGTTAGGATCGGCGTCGACGATCATCAGTACATACCTAATTGGGTGCCTGGCAAGAAGGATGtgaattttataagaaaactgGCCAACGAAGATACTCAAATG ATTGTTAACCATCTCCCGAAGTTGCACATGGACCTCCAGAAATTCGCCGTGGCGTTCGAGGAATTGATCGAAGATGAGCCTAGCTCTCAAATTCATCAAGCTCTTAAAGGGACTCAATCGTACTTGATGATGATGTTGTGCGAAATCGAAAGCAACATTGTTTCCTTGCCTTCCATACGACTTCCTGCACGCGTGGAACGAAGCATCATGAGCCATACCGAAAGAAACCCTGTCGATGAGACACGGAGATACATCAGGGACTGGGGCGTAGTTCTCAAATACAGAGACTATTTACATGCTTGGAGGCACGTATTCAACTATTGA